The DNA sequence GCACCAATGTGCTGGCGGCCTTGCAAATGGAGGGGGCTGTGTATTTCGCTGGGGAAATGGACAACCATCAGGTGAGTACGCCTATCCACATTTCCAGCAGCTTCAATTCTGAAGCAGATTTGCGAAACCAGATTGTGTATGCGGACCCGATGGGGCATGTCATCCGTCTGGGAGATGTGGCCACAGTCACTCGCGAATACAAAGAGCCGGATAGCTACATCCGAAACAATGGGAACCGAAGCTTGCTGATCTCGCTCGAAATGCAGCCGGGCTACAACATTGTCGCTTTCGGAGAAGAAGTGGATCTGGCATTGACCAAACTCGACGCGAAGCTCCCCGTCGATGTGAGCGTCAATAAAATTGCCGATATGCCTGCGGCGGTGGATCACTCGATTGTCCATTTCCTCAAGGAATTCCTCATTGCCATTATTGCGGTGATCGCGGTGACCATGTTGTTCTTGCCATTCCGTGTGGCGTCCGTCGCGGGGATCACGATTCCGATTTCGGTGTTCATCACCTTGGGGATCTTGTATCTGCTGGGGGTGGAGTTGCACACGGTGTCGCTGGCGGGATTGATTGTCGTGCTTGGGATGGTCGTGGACAATGCCATTGTGGTCATCGATGCCCACGTCGAGAAATTGGATCATGGCGAGAAACCTTGGGATGCAGCATGGAAGAGTGCCCGAGACCTCTTTGTTCCGGTATTTACGGCGACAATGGCGATCATCGCGACTTATGTGCCCTTGGCGATCTTCATGTCCGGACAGGCGGGAGACTTTGTACAATCCCTACCGGTGACCATCGGGGTGGCATTGCTGGTATCCCTCGCAGTGGCAGCGCTGTTGGTGCCTTACCTTTCCTATCTGTTTATCAAGAAAGGCATCCATCAGGAGGAGACCGAGAAGAAACGCAAATCGCTTCTGGACTGGTTGCAGTTGGCATACGACAAGACCTTGGACGGCGCTTTCCGCTATCCCAAGTTGACGTTGCTGGCTGGAGTACTTTCCGTCGTGATAGGGGGAATCATCATCTCCCAGGCGCCCCGACAACTATTTCCGAAGGTAGAGCGGAATCAATTTGCCGTAGAAATCTATCTGCCGGAAGGAGCGACACTTGAGCAGACGGCGGTAGTGGTGGACTCCATGGAGGCCTTGTTGTTGGCGGAGGAAAAGGTAACCAATGTTGCCGCTTTTGTGGGAACCAGCTCCCCACGATTCCACACGACTTACGCACCGAATTTCCCGGCTCCGAACTATGCGCAGCTCGTCGTCAATACACTGACCGTGGAGGATGCACTGGCGATTTTGGACGAATACGAAATCAAGTATCGAGACGCATTCCCCAATGCCTATGTCCGGATGAAACAATTGGACATGTCCGCTGCATCCGCGCCCATCGAGGTCCGGATCAAGGGGGAGAACCTCGCGGACATGAAGGCAGTTTCCGAGCAGATACAGGAGTTCATGGATGCTGATGAGGAGATTATCTGGACACGGACTGACTATCTCAATCCTCGCTTGGGGATCCATGTGGAGGTCAATGACGAGGTATCCAACCGGATGGGCCTTACCCGCGGATTGGTGGCTGCTTCACTGGCTTCCGGATTTTCGGGACTTCCCGTCGGGACGATCTGGGAAGGAGACTATGCCGTTCCGGTGAAGGTGATCAATCCGCCTTCTGCCCGCAGTAGCTATGATGATATCCGTGATCAGCAGATTTCATCGCCATTCACCATGACGACAGTTCCGCTTCGCCAAGTGGCCAAAACCACCACAGACTGGTCTGAGGGGCAGATCATTCGCAGAAATGGAGAGCGTACCCTGACCGTACGTGCAGATATCGCCCGCGGAATCCTGTCTTACAAGGTACTCGATCGACTGATGCCCCAAATCGCTGCAATGGATTTGCCGGAGGGCGTGGAAATTTCCTACGGGGGTGAGCATGAAGCCGAATTGGAGAATTACGTTCCGCTCACCAAGGCGCTCTTGTCGGGTATCCTGTTGATCTTCTTCATCCTGCTGTTCCAGTTCAAGGAGCTCAAATTGGTGTCGATGGTCATGATGACTATGCCGCTGAGTATCCTTGGAGCGGCTTTGGGACTCGCCTTGACGGGATATCCATTCGGGATGACTGCCTTCCTTGGGGTGATGAGCCTCTTCGGAATCGTGGTCCGGAACGGGATCATCTTGATCGACTATGCTCAAGAATTGAGAGCTGAGGGAATGGCGGTATTGCCGGCTGCGATGGCCTCTGGTAAGCGCCGGATGCGCCCGATCTTCCTGACTTCCTTTGCGGCGGCTATTGGAGTCGTGCCAATGATTATGAGTGGTTCTCCGCTTTGGGGACCATTGGGTTCTGTGGTATGCTTCGGCTTGCTGGTCTCCATGATCCTGACCCTATATGTCCTACCTGTGATGTATGGACAAATGCTTAAATCTTCCAAGTGATGAGGAGGTGGACGAAATGCCATCTGGCTGAATGTCCATAATCTTAAGCTTGCAATCCAACTAGTGGAAGGGACGTGGGCACACGTCTGCGTCCCCTTCTTATGTCATCAGAATTGAAACATGAAACGATATATCATATTGGGAATTTCGCTGTTGGGGATCTCCGGGGCTATGGCCCAAACTCCCCTCAGTTTGGAATCCAGCAAACGCATGGCGGTCGAGCACAATATCGAGTTGCAGAATAGCCAGCTCGAAGTGGATGCCGCTCGGGAGGTGCAGAAGCACGCCAAAACCCAGTATTTTCCCAAAGCAGATGCCTATGTGATGGGGTTTGTAGGAATCGATCCGCTCATCGAAATGGACAATCCCGGGGGCAATCTTCCCGTCTACGATGGCAATCCCGAGAATCTCGCTACCGCCAATCAGTTTGCCTACATGCCCGAATCGAGCATCGGGTTCATGCAGAAAGCGGGAATCGGAGCGATCAATATCGCTCAGCCAGTCTATCTCGGTGGCCGAATCCGGACGGGAAATAAGCTTGCCCAACTCAACGTGGATGCGAAACAGGAGCAGGCCCAGTTGACGGAAAAGCAAGTGCTCATCAAAACTGAGCAGCAATACTGGCAACTGGTATCGCTGCAGGAAAAGCAGAAAACGCTCGCGGAATACGAAGGCCTGCTGATGGCTGTCCGCCAGCAAGTAGAAGACGCACGATCAGCGGGATTGGTGATCCAAAATGATGTGCTCAAGGTCCAGATCAAGCAACAGGAATTGGCATTGAACAAACACCGTCTGGAGCAGGGAAAGCAATTGGCCATCCGTCAGTTCTGTCAGACCATTGGATTGGACTATGATTCCACCCTCGTGCTTCAGGAGGAAATTTCCATACTTCCGGCGCCCACTTCAGTCAGGGTATCTACCGAAGATGCCCTGACGCAGCGGGCGGAATATCGCCTGCTCGGCAAATCTGTGGAAGCCGCAAAGCTACAGACTCAGATGACCAAAGGGGAATTGATGCCTCAAGTGGCGGTAGGGGCCTTGGGGTATTACAACCATACGCTAGATTCCGATTTGGGAGGTGTGGGGAATGGGATGTTGTACGGGACCATCTCGATTCCATTGACGGATTGGTGGGGCGGCTCCTACAAAAT is a window from the Pontibacter sp. G13 genome containing:
- a CDS encoding efflux RND transporter permease subunit, encoding MNIFEKAMKHRQIVLVITSLLVLFGAWSLWVMPRNEFPEFTIRQGLIVGVYPGATSEQVEDQLATKVEQFLFGFKEVNREKTYSISKEGMLIVFVEVNNQVDDPDAFWDKIKFGLDELKMQLPSQVLALIANNDFGDTSALLLTVQSDEKSYRELADQVEIIETELRKIPAVSKIKHFGDQSEQINIYLDQDKLAHYQVSSTNVLAALQMEGAVYFAGEMDNHQVSTPIHISSSFNSEADLRNQIVYADPMGHVIRLGDVATVTREYKEPDSYIRNNGNRSLLISLEMQPGYNIVAFGEEVDLALTKLDAKLPVDVSVNKIADMPAAVDHSIVHFLKEFLIAIIAVIAVTMLFLPFRVASVAGITIPISVFITLGILYLLGVELHTVSLAGLIVVLGMVVDNAIVVIDAHVEKLDHGEKPWDAAWKSARDLFVPVFTATMAIIATYVPLAIFMSGQAGDFVQSLPVTIGVALLVSLAVAALLVPYLSYLFIKKGIHQEETEKKRKSLLDWLQLAYDKTLDGAFRYPKLTLLAGVLSVVIGGIIISQAPRQLFPKVERNQFAVEIYLPEGATLEQTAVVVDSMEALLLAEEKVTNVAAFVGTSSPRFHTTYAPNFPAPNYAQLVVNTLTVEDALAILDEYEIKYRDAFPNAYVRMKQLDMSAASAPIEVRIKGENLADMKAVSEQIQEFMDADEEIIWTRTDYLNPRLGIHVEVNDEVSNRMGLTRGLVAASLASGFSGLPVGTIWEGDYAVPVKVINPPSARSSYDDIRDQQISSPFTMTTVPLRQVAKTTTDWSEGQIIRRNGERTLTVRADIARGILSYKVLDRLMPQIAAMDLPEGVEISYGGEHEAELENYVPLTKALLSGILLIFFILLFQFKELKLVSMVMMTMPLSILGAALGLALTGYPFGMTAFLGVMSLFGIVVRNGIILIDYAQELRAEGMAVLPAAMASGKRRMRPIFLTSFAAAIGVVPMIMSGSPLWGPLGSVVCFGLLVSMILTLYVLPVMYGQMLKSSK
- a CDS encoding TolC family protein, with amino-acid sequence MKRYIILGISLLGISGAMAQTPLSLESSKRMAVEHNIELQNSQLEVDAAREVQKHAKTQYFPKADAYVMGFVGIDPLIEMDNPGGNLPVYDGNPENLATANQFAYMPESSIGFMQKAGIGAINIAQPVYLGGRIRTGNKLAQLNVDAKQEQAQLTEKQVLIKTEQQYWQLVSLQEKQKTLAEYEGLLMAVRQQVEDARSAGLVIQNDVLKVQIKQQELALNKHRLEQGKQLAIRQFCQTIGLDYDSTLVLQEEISILPAPTSVRVSTEDALTQRAEYRLLGKSVEAAKLQTQMTKGELMPQVAVGALGYYNHTLDSDLGGVGNGMLYGTISIPLTDWWGGSYKIKERELHERIAENTQVDTENLLRLQIEKVWQDVEMADRQIRLLEETLRQTEENLRVTQTSYDQGMVNLSDLLEAQALQVETAERLIEAKTHYRLAISEYLQVTGR